The proteins below are encoded in one region of Lactuca sativa cultivar Salinas chromosome 3, Lsat_Salinas_v11, whole genome shotgun sequence:
- the LOC111902324 gene encoding uncharacterized protein LOC111902324, with protein sequence MATTLAFLQIPTIPSKSSSPSQCLIPSVDSSKIHVSNHPINALHLHLHHLKSVSLPLSAVTLPFFLNPQDAFAAGGEYGILEGRSLALIHPIVMGGLFVYTLYAGYLGWQWRRVRTIQDEINELKKQEKPVPVTPEGTPLQSTTPSPLQVKIQQLSEERKELIKGQYKEKHFNAGSILLAFGVFESIGGGVNTYLRTGKLFPGPHLYAGAAITVLWAAAAALVPPMQKGSETARNLHIALNVLNVLLFISQIPTGWDIVLKVFEFTKWP encoded by the exons ATGGCAACCACACTCGCTTTTCTTCAAATCCCAACGATTCCCTCTAAATCATCATCACCTTCGCAATGCTTAATTCCATCCGTCGATTCCAGTAAAATACACGTTTCTAATCATCCGATCAATGCCCTCCACCTCCACCTTCACCACTTAAAATCGGTTTCTCTCCCTCTTTCAGCAGTCACATTACCCTTCTTTTTAAACCCGCAG GATGCATTTGCTGCTGGTGGCGAATATGGGATACTGGAGGGGAGATCACTGGCCTTGATTCACCCAATTGTGATGGGTGGTCTGTTCGTTTATACACTTTATGCTGGGTATTTGGGATGGCAATGGAGGAGGGTGCGAACAATTCAGGATGAGATTAACGAGTTGAAGAAGCAAGAGAAGCCTGTTCCCGTCACCCCCGAGGGAACCCCACTACAATCCACAACTCCTTCACCACTTCAAGTCAAAATTCAACAGCTTTCTGAG GAAAGGAAGGAATTGATCAAGGGACAATATAAAGAAAAACATTTCAACGCAGGCTCGATCTTGCTTGCGTTTGGTGTGTTTGAATCCATTGGCGGCGGAGTCAACACCTATCTCAGGACCGGAAAGCTATTCCCGGGGCCCCATCTATACGCCGGTGCAG CAATAACGGTGCTTTGGGCTGCAGCTGCTGCTCTTGTTCCCCCTATGCAGAAAGGAAGTGAAACAGCCCGGAACCTTCATATTGCATTGAACGTACTAAATGTTCTTCTTTTCATATCCCAGATCCCAACTGGGTGGGATATTGTTCTTAAAGTGTTTGAGTTCACCAAATGGCCCTGA